One Pygocentrus nattereri isolate fPygNat1 chromosome 23, fPygNat1.pri, whole genome shotgun sequence genomic window carries:
- the LOC108415694 gene encoding uncharacterized protein LOC108415694 isoform X2, which translates to MKITPTVSHLWTCSLLLYTLVRECPADSEIITSQTVRARVGHSASLTCEAKGNVQVVQSQWSRCPDRIILVYQEKPGAYVANNSYKDLISTQGYHTLILNRVQEGDFGEYCCKLTTYPSGSLEGQVQLLEEDEEEDALSKSFGTTKHPPASSTNLLPSQPTAGLPVMMIVYISCGAAGFVVLIGIIICLVCRKRRKVRNPIRVPVQALRVPQNKQEKGDPVEVCDEDDDEAGMYLNVPQLNS; encoded by the exons ATGAAAATCACACCGACAGTCTCACACCTCTGGACCTGCTCTCTGCTCCTCTACACACTCGTCAGAG AGTGTCCAGCAGACAGTGAGATAATCACGTCACAGACGGTTCGCGCTCGGGTCGGTCACTCAGCGTCTCTGACCTGTGAGGCTAAAGGAAATGTTCAAGTCGTCCAGTCTCAGTGGAGCCGCTGTCCTGACCGCATCATCCTTGTCTATCAAGAAAAACCTGGAGCTTACGTGGCCAACAACAGCTACAAAGACCTCATCTCCACTCAGGGGTACCACACTCTCATCCTGAACAGAGTGCAGGAGGGGGATTTCGGGGAGTACTGCTGCAAACTGACCACATACCCCAGCGGCAGTCTGGAGGGGCAAGTCCAGCTGCTGGAGGAAGACGAGGAAGAAG ATGCTCTCAGTAAAAGTTTTGGAACAACAAAGCATCCACCTGCTTCCTCCACCAACCTCCTTCCTTCACAGCCCACAGCAG GTCTGCCGGTGATGATGATCGTGTACATCTCCTGTGGTGCTGCAGGGTTTGTGGTTCTAATAGGTATCATCATCTGCCTGGTCTGCAGGAAG agGAGAAAGGTACGTAATCCGATCCGTGTTCCAGTGCAGGCTTTGCGTGTCCCCCAGAACAAACAAGAGAAGGGAGACCCAGTGGAGGTGTgcgatgaggatgatgatgaggCTGGGATGTACCTGAATGTTCCTCAGCTTAACTCCTAA
- the LOC108415694 gene encoding uncharacterized protein LOC108415694 isoform X1: MKITPTVSHLWTCSLLLYTLVRECPADSEIITSQTVRARVGHSASLTCEAKGNVQVVQSQWSRCPDRIILVYQEKPGAYVANNSYKDLISTQGYHTLILNRVQEGDFGEYCCKLTTYPSGSLEGQVQLLEEDEEEDALSKSFGTTKHPPASSTNLLPSQPTAGLPVMMIVYISCGAAGFVVLIGIIICLVCRKQRRKVRNPIRVPVQALRVPQNKQEKGDPVEVCDEDDDEAGMYLNVPQLNS, encoded by the exons ATGAAAATCACACCGACAGTCTCACACCTCTGGACCTGCTCTCTGCTCCTCTACACACTCGTCAGAG AGTGTCCAGCAGACAGTGAGATAATCACGTCACAGACGGTTCGCGCTCGGGTCGGTCACTCAGCGTCTCTGACCTGTGAGGCTAAAGGAAATGTTCAAGTCGTCCAGTCTCAGTGGAGCCGCTGTCCTGACCGCATCATCCTTGTCTATCAAGAAAAACCTGGAGCTTACGTGGCCAACAACAGCTACAAAGACCTCATCTCCACTCAGGGGTACCACACTCTCATCCTGAACAGAGTGCAGGAGGGGGATTTCGGGGAGTACTGCTGCAAACTGACCACATACCCCAGCGGCAGTCTGGAGGGGCAAGTCCAGCTGCTGGAGGAAGACGAGGAAGAAG ATGCTCTCAGTAAAAGTTTTGGAACAACAAAGCATCCACCTGCTTCCTCCACCAACCTCCTTCCTTCACAGCCCACAGCAG GTCTGCCGGTGATGATGATCGTGTACATCTCCTGTGGTGCTGCAGGGTTTGTGGTTCTAATAGGTATCATCATCTGCCTGGTCTGCAGGAAG cagagGAGAAAGGTACGTAATCCGATCCGTGTTCCAGTGCAGGCTTTGCGTGTCCCCCAGAACAAACAAGAGAAGGGAGACCCAGTGGAGGTGTgcgatgaggatgatgatgaggCTGGGATGTACCTGAATGTTCCTCAGCTTAACTCCTAA
- the eif1axa gene encoding eukaryotic translation initiation factor 1A X-linked a — translation MPKNKGKGGKNRRRGKNENESEKRELVFKEDGQEYAQVIKMLGNGRLEAMCFDGVKRLCHIRGKLRKKVWINTSDIILVGLRDYQDNKADVILKYNADEARSLKAYGELPEHAKINETDTFGAGDDDEIQFDDIGDDDDDIDDI, via the exons ATGCCGAAGAACAAAG GTAAGGGAGGTAAAAATCGAAGACGTGGAAAGAACGAAAACGAGTCGGAGAAGAGAGAACTGGTATTCAAGGAGGATGGCCAGG aatacGCTCAGGTGATCAAGATGTTGGGAAATGGGCGGCTGGAGGCCATGTGCTTCGATGGAGTGAAGAGATTGTGCCACATCCGAGGAAAACTCCGGAaaaag GTGTGGATCAACACATCTGACATCATCCTGGTGGGGCTGAGAGATTACCAG gaTAATAAAGCGGATGTTATTCTGAAGTATAATGCTGATGAAGCCAGGAGCCTGAAGGCTTACGGGGAGCTTCCAGAGCACG CTAAAATCAACGAGACCGACACGTTCGGAGCTGGCGACGACGACGAGATCCAGTTTGATGACATCGGAGACGACGATGACGACATTGACGAC ATCTGA